In Rhodamnia argentea isolate NSW1041297 chromosome 1, ASM2092103v1, whole genome shotgun sequence, the genomic window TATTAATGAAACTTCTCAAGCAATGTATAAagatttattttccaaatttcataccttaaaatatggataaaatCTTCGACTATTACTTATCTCGGGAGGAGTGGAATTGCTCGGTTCTTTCATCACATGTTTGTATAATTTCAAAATCGCTTGCAAGACAATTTTGAAGTACCTATGCACAGTTTCTGTTGACCTATGGAATCTTCCCCCAATGACTCTAAACCTCACATTATGTCCAATGATGTGGCAAAATACCAAAACTTGCTCCCTAATAGAAACATTTGCTGTAGAACGCAGCAAATTACTTGCATTGAGTGCCTTGCAAAGCTCTAAAAAAGCATTCGGCGCCATTCGTATTTGATTTATGCAATGGGTATCGCCACCGTATAACACACGATTCATATACAACTCTCTCTCGTAATCTCGATTCACTTGAGGCTCTCTTGGTATGTGGTTATCGGAATGATTATCATCATCCGTAACTAGTGTAATAACCGCCATAACTGCTGCAGCCGCACCCGCTACCACCGCTTGGATTTTGATCATATCCATCTATATTGAAGCACACTGGTCATAAAACCCAAAATGCAAGTGAATACTAGAAGGACAATATCAATCAACCAAACAAAAGTAGCACCGTTTACATAAACAATGaaagtattttcgtcatttactctctctctccttttgagCATATTTGATATCGgtatcatctctctccctctccctctctcacgcTCGCTCGTTCTCTTTCTatctttgctttccttttaaCCCAGGTGATCTCTCTTTCACTCTTCTCACAATTCCTATATACTTGGATGACAGTTCTTGATCTATTGCCCCAATTCAATCTTCGATCACACCGTACACGCACCTACAAAACTCAAGAATCAAAACCAAGCGGAACCCATGATTCAATCAATCCGAATTCCACTACAAAACCCAAAGAACTTGCGGAACTAAACTAAAAGGAAGACGAGAACTTGTTCGGTTGAGAGAGGAACGAGGGTAAAAAGGCAAAAACATATTGGATGGTTAGACTGAACCGAGGATAGCAATCCTTATGAATCAGCTCGCTtttgcttttgaacaatttccctcctctttcctttttctttctttgttcaaCTCTCATACTCAAACACCTGTGTTTCCAAGATGAATCGACTTCATCATCTTTGCATGTAACATATCTCAGAACACAAATCACTCATTCAGAGTGAATGACAGACATCATTAACAATCCAACTATATTAAAGCGAATCGATCAACATCAACATGTAACCCCGTACCACAGAGAGACTTAACGGAACGGACTAAAATAGAGGCTGATATACATATACCTGGAAAATGGGCAACTTACCAATGGAGGTCTCAGACAAGCATCATACTAACTCAATTTGAAGATTTTACCGGACAATAAAGCGGACATGTCTCGGTTTAGACGCATGAGACTCCCACAGGCACTAATATGAAAGAACATTTCTCAAATTCGTGGACTGACTTCACTCAAGAAAATCAACAAACACATGGTGACCGGGTCAAACGGAGGATATAGATGCAATGTCCAAGGACCCATTCAGATCCAGAATTTCATAGTCAAATCCGAGTATGTTTAGGTTACTAGTTGATGCTTAATCAGAATTGACTTTCACACAAACTTCAATCACAACCCCGGACCTAAGCTTACCAAAATAGAGCAGAGCGAGACTGAACCGAGGCTTCTTCGGAACTTCGATCGAGCAAAGCGAGACGATGGTTAGGGCTCGCGGTGAGCTTCGAACCGTGGACGATGGGATGCTCCCTTAGGTTGCTCGATTCGGTAGAGGAATTGAGGACGGCACAAATCTGAAGCTAAAAATGGAAAGATCGCACGAGAGGGGGTGTGGGTATACGATAGGGCAATGTGAGGATGAGAGGGTGAATGAaagtttggaaaatgatttccccatTTTTACGGATGGAAATTGTTTTCCTTacttttagaaggttttttctgttgaccagaaaatattttccgttgaccactcattttttgccccccaaacaccggaaattagggaaaatgttttccagaaaaacattttccgtgaaacaaacggagcctaaatattAGCTTCAATTTCCATTGAAAATCATCATATctcacttctttttttcttttcttgtaatcaaataattatttttactcatgtttggaaattttgtgtcaTCGGATTATTTGATTATCCCTTCATAGGAATGTTTATCAGGCAATGGAATAACGCTAACTATTGTGTGTTGCAATACTACTCTGGCAATGGACGTCTAGATGTTCGAAACGGAAGAAGAATGATTAATTTGACACGATTTCGTTGTCTATGATTGGATGGTTTGAACTTGCTCAGAATCACACACGCCCATGAACAAATTACGTGCATGTGCATGTCGTCGTGAGAGGGCCTGCTTGTTTCCGGACTAAGTATCGGTACTCATAAAGATTGAATCATTGAATTTGGTGGAATTGGGAGGGTATGACATATTTCCCCAATGCAGACCTTCTATTGAACAAGTGCAGAGTGACTGAAATGTAATGAACAAAATTTATAATTATGAAATAGAAAACATTCAGGCTCTCGTAGCTCAGTTGGTTAGAGCACCCGTTTAGTAAGCGGGAGGTCTTGAGTTCGACTCTCAACGAGagcattccattttttttttgcttgagtTTCCTTGAAAGCTAGTATCGCTCGATCTACTTCCCCTAGGCGGCTATCCACACATTTGAAGAGAACCGGAATCGATCCCTTCATCCTGATCCGGGTATTTTGGGGCAAGCCAACAAGGCCGATACATCGCCTTGAGAGGTAGGGGTTCCACAACCCATGCTCAATATCCTGATCGGGTTCGTTTCGCGACATCAAAATGATGATTTACAGACCACTCCAAGACAGAGTAGACCTGTAACCGGTAGAAGTACGAAGCTTCGAGCTCAAGCTTGGCATTATTATTagctcgactcgactcgattaCTTCTCTTAAGTGGGTCAATACAGCTTGTTTCAGAGGTAGAATTATAACCTCGCCCAGCAAAACTCCACTAGTATTGAGAAGATTTAACATAGCTGCCCAATCTCGTGCCTGCATAAAGATCAGGCAAACATGAAAAGGAACATGGTTGCAATAGTAATCACAAGATAATATAGCCAACAAAAGGATAATGTTCAATCTATAATCGCAAGATAATTTTCGTTGTCCAATTATAACtggttttgcttcttcttctttttccctctttctttggTAAAGCAGCTTGATTCCGTGCTATATAGATCGCTGAGAAAACTCCAGTTGACAACTATCTCTAAGAATACATTAGAGGTTTGATTCATGTAACTTCGTTTAAGTTCTTGAAAGACAATGCCATTAGGCTTCTTTCATTCATCTAATTTGGCCGACTTCTTGCAGAAAACTAAGATTGGGATAACTGTAAATAGTCTCCGGAGGAAAGGTGTATCGACGCAGATTGCTCGGCTTGCCAACAACATCGTCGTGTATCTAGTGATATATTTTAGTTCTATCAATACTCATTGATTTCGTAGCTTGGGACACTCGCACTTAATGTCCGTGTGCTGCAACATGAAGCAACTATACtactctttctcctcctcctcataaatctggtatttttttttttttaattgcggGGGATGGAAGGCTATGGTCGAAGAAATCTGTCCCAGCACAAAGGATATTGCTGGTAATAGCATTGCTGCGCAAACTTCTTGTAACTTGGTTGTCCTTCATCCATGCGTTTTCTTTCTCAGTTTCCTGAACTTGTCAGCTGAGAATTCTTCTGTGGATCCAAGCAAACTCGGAAAGATTGATTGTACCGATAGACCAACATCACAAAACGGCACCAAGAGAAACACTCCAACGAGGCCAGTGCGATCTTTAGATAAAGTCTccgtttttccctcttttcggATGGTAAATATTTCTCAGAACATAGCAATTGGAGTTATGAACTTTCAGTTTATGGGGGTAGTATGGGATCAGTAGTAAGAACGAGAGTGCCAAATATGAACAAGCACCAAGCCACTGCGAAGCCCAATACGTCCGCAACCGTCAACTCGAGGAAAATTCCACCCAGCGGGATCGCGACGTTGAAGTTCGGGAAGGAGAGAATCCTTCAAAACTCAAACAGAATCGTGAGGCGCTGTAGAATATCCGCCGGTCGGCCGATTGCGAGTACTTGTTCATTGTTTCAATCAGGAGATCAACTGCTCCAGTGGAAATTTAAATGCAAAGCCTCCAAGAGGAATTTACCTGAACTTCATCGGCAAGCAGAAACAGGTTAGTTGATTTCACAGGAGGTTCGGTTGTTTTTTGGGACCTAGTACCTAAGTACATAGCAAGTAATCGCTCTGTTCATTCTTTTTGACAGCCAAAGAGGCAGCAGGCAGTGCTGGCTTTGCCTGCCTTCCCAAAGCCAACCGTGCTCAGCTTGCGAGGGGATCGTAACATACCGTCGTGAAATCAATTTTGAGGAtgttttcctcaatttgaaatgtttgtaTGTAGAATTCTTTCCTCTATTTTAGGAATTATTCTTTCCTCGATTTGAGGAATTATTCTTTCCTTAATTTGAGGAATCACTTTCGTATCCATATGTGATTATGTATGTATTTAAACTCATTATGTACATCAATAGCAGaacaaggaaaatcaaaattcaaaagtttcttttacttctttaacTAGCTTACCTCGTGGATGTAGGTTTTAACACTCAGACCGAACCACGTCAACTTAGGTGTGCTTTATTGTTCCTCGTTTATTTTCTATGGCTCTCTCGTATTGATATATTTCGAAGATCCTGATTAGCCTTTCCGTGGTCAATTAATTACAACACCATTTAACGAAGGTAATATCAATATCGTTTCCAAATTTTTGGCTAAAGTACTTTGACTCATTGACCAATAGTATTAATTAATTTTGGTAAAAGGACAccataagtgtcaaaatttatgtatcaTGCTCACTttggtccttaaatttttcgCCAGCTCATTTAAgtactaaattagaaaaaaaaaaaaaagataattacttaagtgccaagggCGAGATTCCGGCCAAAAACTATACTTGgcattataattaaaatattttagtgACATGTCctttataattaaaaatcagttcatgtggaaatttttttaaaattttttcagtccatgtggcaaatttttttaaaacatccAATCTccaacttaaaaataagctaaaaatgtttataaaaaaaaaaaagaaagcaagaaaagggTGTTGCATAGGGATTGcacagccctcgccgccgctgcCTTACCATTGCCGGCAATGGCTCACCAGCCGGACTTCGGCTCCACTCGACCGTCGGCCGCAATTGCCGATCTTAGCTCGGGCGACCACCGCAAAAGGGCTCTCCGCCGCCAGTTGTTCCCAATTTCCAAGAACAAATCCTAGACATCAAAATACGATCGACGACCGCCAACCCGAGTGCGACAGCTCGGTCGCCACCACACCTGAACCCGATCGCCACCGCCTGTCTTCGGCCGATGGCCTGTGACGCTGGTCCTCTCTCCACCATCTCCGACGTCGCCATGCCCGGATCTCCACTAAACCACCATCATCGACAACAAAACATCCCCTCAACCAACACCATCACAGCCGCCACACCCGCCGTCGATCCGCAACCATTGACCACCAATCGACTCGCATTCACGGGCACAAGTAGGACGCAATGAGAGCGAGTCAAGACATATAAAGCGAAGTCAAACTCACTCAAGCATTTTTATGGAGCATTTGGTGGACGCATACAAAAAATGGGAGAAACGGTCATTTTTTATTGCGTCTGGATTCAAGCATACATCTTGGATGAACAATAAACAAGGGGCCGCAGCAAGAATCGTGAAGGAGGTGACATCGATACACGCAAGAGATGGCTGTATCTCGGCTCCCGCTTCCCTATTCCAAAGGGAACAGGGACAACGGAGAAGCAAAGAGCGTCAGTACCCCCACTCAGCTCGGGAACAGCGATCCGAACCTAGATGACTCAAGTCCCAACCGCCGGTTCCGCGACATCCTGTGCCGAGACCCTCAGAAAAATGGTTTGAAGGAAGAGCGAGGGCCTGCAGTCGGTGAGGGTCGCTGAGCGAGCGACCCTTGCTGCTACAAGTTCAACATGTTTTTAACTAtcttttattttagtttttttacttatttttgaattttttaatattttttaacttttagcttttttattgctgattggaTCCTCTGGcaagccacgtaggattaggCTATTAATAAACAGGGAGCTGCTACCATGACAATCGACAAGATCTGTCATTATTTCTAAcctcacgatttttcaattaatgagcgctttatgtaaaacatgcggtgatggCGTGTGAATCTACGGTAAGAAATAACCGACGATACTGTTatgaaagcattttcctaataaaaaataccacataAGATTTTCGGCaaagctcaccggagttggcactcaaataatcgtttttcaaaaaaattaatacttaagtgatccaaaaaaaaattggcatcgTACACAAGCTTTAGCACTTGTGATGTCATTCGGCCGATTATTTTTGCATGAGCGGAGAGCCACGTGATATGTGAAACGCACATACAAAATGCACCAACTAGAAGATACTGAAAATGCAGTAAAACGGAAGTTTGTCATCTCGCCTCTTCAGGCAGAGAAATTGGTGTTCATCCTTCGACGGCATGATTATTGTCTAATTAGTCTAAGCACAGgtcacaaattagcgacaaCCAATATTTACAATTTCACGGGCTGGTCAGGATTATGTGCGCGAGAATTATTCCCAACGACGTCGAAGAAATCTACGAAACCGAAGTGGTCAGGAAAGCTCGCCGACGGCTTTGTAGATTTCTTCGACGCATCTCACCATTTGAATCAATACGGAAGCAACGGTCGTGGCGGGGACAATCGAAAGCAGTTCTGTGTCCTCCGACGACGTGGTTTTAAGCAGAATCTTGAGGTTGTCGACTGCGACTTCAGAGTTGTGCAGGTGGAGGCTTGCCGGGGAAGGGTCGGTCATGAGCTTAATGGCCGAGGCGAGCACCGCCAACGCCTTGCTCGATTCCGAAGTTATCTTCACGCATGGTTCCTGAATTCTCTTCTTGAATGCCGGAGGCGCCTGTTCATTTGGAAAAACTTGCGTAAGTCTAATGGAGTCCCACTAAATGCATCGAAGAGAACAGAGCTCCTATCGCTTTTATTAATCTTCTTAGAAATGTTTTATATAGAGAAATGTTTTGGAGTGAACGCAGCAAGTTGAAATTAAGTTTTCCATTCTGCCTTACGCGCGATCGTGCAATAAAGCCGCAACGAAAAACTATTGCTTCTTCATGCCTGACAGCGACGCCGATCATGATAAGGACTCATGCGATATCAGCATCCAGATGAACATTAATATCAAGAATAATATGCATCGTTACTTGGAGGTCAGAATCAAGGTAGCCATTGAGAGCTTCGATTTGGTAAGCGCATCGACGGGCGAGAGCTCCGATCTTCAAGTACCGCTTCCATGGGTGGCGAAACCGGAAGCGCCCGTGTCCCGGTTCCCATCTTGCGAAATTCACCTGCGAATTCACATAACCGTTGTCTTTCTAATAAACAAACAGAACAAGTAGGAACCACATCTCGATTCATCGTATCAGGTAAGAAAAAGACATCAACATTTTTTTAGTACCAAAAGGTGCATGTCGACGCAGGGTGCTGATGCTGCATGGCACTTACAGACTCATAAGGTAAAGttgagagagaccgagagaaaTCTCACCAATGATTCCTCCATGGTCTTGGATGTACGAATGCTCTTATAGCCGAGAAGGAATGTCTTTTCACCTGTGgagaatgttggagttggcgaatacttcgaggatccttg contains:
- the LOC125314797 gene encoding uncharacterized protein LOC125314797, whose protein sequence is MDMIKIQAVVAGAAAAVMAVITLVTDDDNHSDNHIPREPQVNRDYERELYMNRVLYGGDTHCINQIRMAPNAFLELCKALNASNLLRSTANVSIREQVLVFCHIIGHNVRFRVIGGRFHRSTETVHRYFKIVLQAILKLYKHVMKEPSNSTPPEISNSRRFYPYFKDCIGAIDGTHVRASVPLEIQGRFRGRKDGTTQNVLAAVTFDLRFSYVLAGWEGTCT